From a region of the Drosophila virilis strain 15010-1051.87 chromosome 3, Dvir_AGI_RSII-ME, whole genome shotgun sequence genome:
- the scny gene encoding ubiquitin carboxyl-terminal hydrolase 36 isoform X1 has translation MPVSLAVCETANVVNAALRESLGSGIGGGGGCVAAAASRSSAGSGSGSVAGVDEAKIGDVSGTDNLQSQIVANAKRVLLAKIEYEEVENYHESVLAKLKSKYIVIKPDNNNGAANCNYKTNGKAVGSNGHDNNTVNGGTVNGNRKQTVDSGQSNQNSSANPNELPKPKRVLYPRENIRIGWKQSERKWQVGAGMLNVGNTCYLNSTLQALFHIPALANWLVSETSHVENCNISESCGSGGCIICAMAKTLQTTQSNQSAVRPFLIYTKLRQICKHMVVGRQEDAHEFLRFLVEAMEKAYLMRFRNFKELDQLVKETTPISQIFGGYLRSEVRCLSCNHVSITFQHFQDLLLDIRKADTLEEAFDGYFSRERLEDMGYKCEGCKKKVSATKQFSLERAPITLCIQLKRFSMMGNKLTKQISFKPRIDLSRFAARSPTAAAQPLSYRLVSMVTHLGVSQHCGHYTAIGLTEAGSYYNFDDSYVKPIAMQSVCNTNAYIMFYELDVANSSSSSTINNNSSSSSNNSVAPKLNGLRLSNGAHSPAAATVAVAATATSTSASAVSPRFIGPQLPNGYANSNGHALGGAKTTIQFKTTPQKQLQQQQQQQNGLLMGANKFQESSQSKHSLAGTLHKGEAAPNANTNANANKSSCNNNITSQHQQQHILPISSDEDEDEDDSDDDDDDDDDDVKANTAPQLPSMPKMFEDSESVAQTAKLKPKTPLKSLVPYESASEEEQEQQQQQQQQQLLQTPQQLAANPRKRRSGSDSSESEEEAPPPLPSILRNGHAKTNGSVSNTSNSSHSKAKSASNASSANVNSSKQKTDAIDEIFKSLNNYKNKHRIAADDDEDGDGDGDGHGNEQVQTEQGTKKLNSASSASASKSNGWQSQNGKAPSSPKTPPSPAVIKSKTGIWQITRTNDDDDEEDEEEDDVEADADQEDDDDEVVVVEEPQVSVTPKNPKNPFAASKSAEANATIAGAKRQKLLNGSAKSAATTRPGNGYQSESVANGSAVSELLKQNHRGYGTSVLSWNGKPSELDKELLAEAREQRKRDAEDEEENEMDRGRQRKVKSASVKSNNSTPGYNPFQEFENQKRWHSNKSGTFPRFYHQNNRPNFQQRNKFKFNRFGGGAKFQQQRALQRHLAAGGGFTRRQQQSTGQQQQQQQQQQQS, from the exons ATGCCCGTCTCGTTGGCTGTGTGCGAAACAGCAAATGTCGTGAACGCAGCGCTGCGCGAATCGCTTGGCAGCGGcatcggcggcggcggcggctgcgttGCGGCCGCAGCTAGCCGATCTAGTGCCGGGTCCGGTTCTGGTTCTGTTGCTGGCGTTGATGAGGCCAAAATCGGCGATGTCTCCGGCACGGACAATCTGCAGAGTCAAATTGTGGCAAATGCCAAGCGTGTCTTGCTGGCCAAAATCGAGTACGAGGAGGTAGAGAATTACCATGAGTCGGTGTTGGCCAAACTCAAATCCAAATACATTGTCATTAAGCcggacaacaacaatggagCTGCCAACTGCAATTACAAAACAAATGGCAAGGCTGTGGGCTCCAATGGACATG ACAATAATACTGTAAACGGCGGCACTGTGAATGGCAATCGTAAACAGACCGTGGACAGTGGACAGTCCAATCAGAATTCCAGTGCGAATCCAAATGAACTGCCCAAGCCGAAGCGGGTGCTCTATCCGCGCGAGAATATACGCATCGGCTGGAAGCAGTCGGAACGCAAATGGCAGGTGGGCGCTGGAATGCTGAATGTGGGCAACACTTGTTACCTCAACTCGACGCTGCAGGCGCTCTTTCATATACCCGCGCTGGCCAATTGGCTCGTCTCGGAGACGTCGCATGTGGAGAACTGCAACATTAGCGAGTCCTGCGGCAGCGGTGGCTGCATCATCTGTGCAATGGCCAAAACGCTGCAGACAACGCAATCCAATCAATCGGCGGTCCGGCCATTTCTTATCTACACGAAGCTCAGGCAAATCTGCAAGCACATGGTTGTTGGCCGGCAGGAGGATGCGCATGAGTTCTTGCGCTTTCTGGTCGAGGCCATGGAGAAGGCGTATCTGATGCGTTTTCGCAATTTCAAAGAGCTCGATCAGCTGGTGAAGGAGACGACGCCAATTAGTCAAATCTTTGGCGGCTATCTGCGCAGCGAGGTGCGCTGCCTCAGCTGCAATCATGTCTCGATTACGTTTCAACATTTCCAAGATTTGTTGCTGGACATACGCAAGGCGGACACCCTGGAGGAGGCCTTCGATGGTTACTTTTCACGCGAGCGGCTCGAGGACATGGGCTACAAGTGCGAGGGCTGCAAGAAAAAG GTATCCGCTACTAAACAGTTTAGTTTGGAGCGTGCTCCAATCACGCTCTGCATCCAGTTGAAGCGCTTCTCGATGATGGGCAACAAGCTGACCAAACAGATTAGCTTCAAGCCACGCATTGACCTGAGCCGATTCGCAGCACGCAGCCCCACGGCCGCTGCACAGCCTTTAAGCTATCGCCTCGTCTCGATGGTCACACATCTGGGCGTTTCGCAGCATTGTGGCCATTACACGGCCATTGGCCTGACGGAGGCGGGCAGCTACTACAACTTCGATGACAGCTATGTGAAGCCAATTGCCATGCAGAGCGTCTGCAATACGAATGCCTACATAATGTTCTACGAGCTGGAcgtggccaacagcagcagcagcagcactatcaacaacaatagcagcagcagcagcaacaacagtgtTGCGCCCAAGCTGAACGGACTGCGTCTGAGCAATGGAGCGCATAGCCCTGCGGCAGCTactgtggctgtggcagcCACTGCGACGTCCACATCCGCCTCTGCTGTGTCTCCGCGCTTCATTGGGCCACAGCTGCCGAATGGCTATGCCAACAGCAATGGACATGCACTTGGTGGTGCAAAGACAACCATCCAGTTCAAGACGACGCCACAgaaacagctgcaacagcagcagcaacagcaaaacgGACTCCTTATGGGAGCCAATAAATTTCAGGAGTCTTCGCAATCGAAGCATTCACTGGCTGGGACATTGCATAAGGGAGAAGCTGctccaaatgcaaatacaaatgcaaatgctaaCAAAAGTtcctgcaacaacaatataaccagccagcaccagcaacaacatatTCTGCCAATATCATCCGACGAGgatgaggacgaggacgacagtgatgatgacgatgatgatgatgatgatgatgtcaAAGCCAACACAGCGCCGCAGCTGCCCAGCATGCCGAAAATGTTTGAGGATAGCGAGAGCGTTGCCCAAACTGCCAAGTTGAAGCCAAAGACGCCACTCAAGAGCCTGGTGCCGTATGAGTCCGCCTCCGAGGAGgagcaggaacagcagcagcaacagcaacaacagcagctgctgcaaacgCCACAGCAACTGGCAGCGAATCCGCGCAAGCGACGCAGCGGCTCCGATTCCAGTGAATCAGAGGAGGAGGCACCGCCTCCGCTGCCCTCAATACTGCGCAATGGACACGCCAAGACCAATGGCAGTGTGTCCAAcacgagcaacagcagccacagcaaagCCAAGTCCGCCTCAAATGCCTCGTCGGCCAATGTtaacagcagcaaacaaaagACTGATGCCATAGACGAGATATTCAAAAGTCtaaacaactacaaaaacaaacatagaaTCGCAgcagatgatgatgaggatggggatggagatggagatgggCATGGGAATGAGCAGGTGCAAACGGAACAGGGCACAAAGAAGCTAAACAGCGCATCCTCCGCATCGGCCAGCAAGAGCAACGGCTGGCAGTCACAAAACGGCAAAGCGCCGTCATCTCCAAAGACGCCGCCCTCGCCAGCGGTCATTAAATCCAAGACTGGCATTTGGCAGATTACGCGCACcaacgatgacgacgatgaggaggacgaggaggaggatgaTGTTGAAGCCGATGCTGATCaggaagatgatgatgatgaagtgGTTGTTGTAGAAGAGCCACAAGTCAGTGTCACGCCCAAAAATCCCAAAAATCCATTTGCCGCCAGCAAATCGGCCGAGGCGAATGCAACAATTGCCGGAGCTAAGCGACAGAAGCTGCTCAACGGCAGCGCCAAGTCGGCGGCGACAACACGGCCCGGCAATGGCTATCAGAGTGAATCCGTGGCCAACGGCAGTGCCGTCAGTGAGCTGCTGAAGCAGAACCATCGTGGCTATGGCACCTCTGTGCTCAGCTGGAACGGCAAGCCATCGGAGCTGGACAAGGAG TTGCTGGCCGAGGCTCGAGAGCAGCGCAAGCGGGATGCGGAGGATGAGGAGGAGAACGAAATGGATCGTGGACGTCAGCGCAAGGTCAAATCGGCGTCGGTTAAATCTAATAACAGCACGCCCGGCTACAATCCATTCCAGGAGTTCGAGAATCAGAAGCGCTGGCACAGCAACAAGTCTGGCACCTTTCCCCGCTTCTATCATCAAAATAATCGCCCCAACTTTCAGCAGcgcaacaaattcaaattcaatcgATTTGGCGGCGGTGCCAAGTTCCAACAGCAGCGTGCCTTGCAGCGCCATCTGGCGGCCGGCGGTGGTTTTACGCGTCGTCAACAGCAGTCGACgggtcaacagcagcagcagcaacaacaacaacaacaatcctAA
- the scny gene encoding ubiquitin carboxyl-terminal hydrolase 36 isoform X2, with protein sequence MLFCSHPSCAPKLALKIVFDNNTVNGGTVNGNRKQTVDSGQSNQNSSANPNELPKPKRVLYPRENIRIGWKQSERKWQVGAGMLNVGNTCYLNSTLQALFHIPALANWLVSETSHVENCNISESCGSGGCIICAMAKTLQTTQSNQSAVRPFLIYTKLRQICKHMVVGRQEDAHEFLRFLVEAMEKAYLMRFRNFKELDQLVKETTPISQIFGGYLRSEVRCLSCNHVSITFQHFQDLLLDIRKADTLEEAFDGYFSRERLEDMGYKCEGCKKKVSATKQFSLERAPITLCIQLKRFSMMGNKLTKQISFKPRIDLSRFAARSPTAAAQPLSYRLVSMVTHLGVSQHCGHYTAIGLTEAGSYYNFDDSYVKPIAMQSVCNTNAYIMFYELDVANSSSSSTINNNSSSSSNNSVAPKLNGLRLSNGAHSPAAATVAVAATATSTSASAVSPRFIGPQLPNGYANSNGHALGGAKTTIQFKTTPQKQLQQQQQQQNGLLMGANKFQESSQSKHSLAGTLHKGEAAPNANTNANANKSSCNNNITSQHQQQHILPISSDEDEDEDDSDDDDDDDDDDVKANTAPQLPSMPKMFEDSESVAQTAKLKPKTPLKSLVPYESASEEEQEQQQQQQQQQLLQTPQQLAANPRKRRSGSDSSESEEEAPPPLPSILRNGHAKTNGSVSNTSNSSHSKAKSASNASSANVNSSKQKTDAIDEIFKSLNNYKNKHRIAADDDEDGDGDGDGHGNEQVQTEQGTKKLNSASSASASKSNGWQSQNGKAPSSPKTPPSPAVIKSKTGIWQITRTNDDDDEEDEEEDDVEADADQEDDDDEVVVVEEPQVSVTPKNPKNPFAASKSAEANATIAGAKRQKLLNGSAKSAATTRPGNGYQSESVANGSAVSELLKQNHRGYGTSVLSWNGKPSELDKELLAEAREQRKRDAEDEEENEMDRGRQRKVKSASVKSNNSTPGYNPFQEFENQKRWHSNKSGTFPRFYHQNNRPNFQQRNKFKFNRFGGGAKFQQQRALQRHLAAGGGFTRRQQQSTGQQQQQQQQQQQS encoded by the exons ATGCTCTTCTGCTCGCACCCATCGTGTGCGCCAAAGTTGGCGCTGAAAATTGTGTTTG ACAATAATACTGTAAACGGCGGCACTGTGAATGGCAATCGTAAACAGACCGTGGACAGTGGACAGTCCAATCAGAATTCCAGTGCGAATCCAAATGAACTGCCCAAGCCGAAGCGGGTGCTCTATCCGCGCGAGAATATACGCATCGGCTGGAAGCAGTCGGAACGCAAATGGCAGGTGGGCGCTGGAATGCTGAATGTGGGCAACACTTGTTACCTCAACTCGACGCTGCAGGCGCTCTTTCATATACCCGCGCTGGCCAATTGGCTCGTCTCGGAGACGTCGCATGTGGAGAACTGCAACATTAGCGAGTCCTGCGGCAGCGGTGGCTGCATCATCTGTGCAATGGCCAAAACGCTGCAGACAACGCAATCCAATCAATCGGCGGTCCGGCCATTTCTTATCTACACGAAGCTCAGGCAAATCTGCAAGCACATGGTTGTTGGCCGGCAGGAGGATGCGCATGAGTTCTTGCGCTTTCTGGTCGAGGCCATGGAGAAGGCGTATCTGATGCGTTTTCGCAATTTCAAAGAGCTCGATCAGCTGGTGAAGGAGACGACGCCAATTAGTCAAATCTTTGGCGGCTATCTGCGCAGCGAGGTGCGCTGCCTCAGCTGCAATCATGTCTCGATTACGTTTCAACATTTCCAAGATTTGTTGCTGGACATACGCAAGGCGGACACCCTGGAGGAGGCCTTCGATGGTTACTTTTCACGCGAGCGGCTCGAGGACATGGGCTACAAGTGCGAGGGCTGCAAGAAAAAG GTATCCGCTACTAAACAGTTTAGTTTGGAGCGTGCTCCAATCACGCTCTGCATCCAGTTGAAGCGCTTCTCGATGATGGGCAACAAGCTGACCAAACAGATTAGCTTCAAGCCACGCATTGACCTGAGCCGATTCGCAGCACGCAGCCCCACGGCCGCTGCACAGCCTTTAAGCTATCGCCTCGTCTCGATGGTCACACATCTGGGCGTTTCGCAGCATTGTGGCCATTACACGGCCATTGGCCTGACGGAGGCGGGCAGCTACTACAACTTCGATGACAGCTATGTGAAGCCAATTGCCATGCAGAGCGTCTGCAATACGAATGCCTACATAATGTTCTACGAGCTGGAcgtggccaacagcagcagcagcagcactatcaacaacaatagcagcagcagcagcaacaacagtgtTGCGCCCAAGCTGAACGGACTGCGTCTGAGCAATGGAGCGCATAGCCCTGCGGCAGCTactgtggctgtggcagcCACTGCGACGTCCACATCCGCCTCTGCTGTGTCTCCGCGCTTCATTGGGCCACAGCTGCCGAATGGCTATGCCAACAGCAATGGACATGCACTTGGTGGTGCAAAGACAACCATCCAGTTCAAGACGACGCCACAgaaacagctgcaacagcagcagcaacagcaaaacgGACTCCTTATGGGAGCCAATAAATTTCAGGAGTCTTCGCAATCGAAGCATTCACTGGCTGGGACATTGCATAAGGGAGAAGCTGctccaaatgcaaatacaaatgcaaatgctaaCAAAAGTtcctgcaacaacaatataaccagccagcaccagcaacaacatatTCTGCCAATATCATCCGACGAGgatgaggacgaggacgacagtgatgatgacgatgatgatgatgatgatgatgtcaAAGCCAACACAGCGCCGCAGCTGCCCAGCATGCCGAAAATGTTTGAGGATAGCGAGAGCGTTGCCCAAACTGCCAAGTTGAAGCCAAAGACGCCACTCAAGAGCCTGGTGCCGTATGAGTCCGCCTCCGAGGAGgagcaggaacagcagcagcaacagcaacaacagcagctgctgcaaacgCCACAGCAACTGGCAGCGAATCCGCGCAAGCGACGCAGCGGCTCCGATTCCAGTGAATCAGAGGAGGAGGCACCGCCTCCGCTGCCCTCAATACTGCGCAATGGACACGCCAAGACCAATGGCAGTGTGTCCAAcacgagcaacagcagccacagcaaagCCAAGTCCGCCTCAAATGCCTCGTCGGCCAATGTtaacagcagcaaacaaaagACTGATGCCATAGACGAGATATTCAAAAGTCtaaacaactacaaaaacaaacatagaaTCGCAgcagatgatgatgaggatggggatggagatggagatgggCATGGGAATGAGCAGGTGCAAACGGAACAGGGCACAAAGAAGCTAAACAGCGCATCCTCCGCATCGGCCAGCAAGAGCAACGGCTGGCAGTCACAAAACGGCAAAGCGCCGTCATCTCCAAAGACGCCGCCCTCGCCAGCGGTCATTAAATCCAAGACTGGCATTTGGCAGATTACGCGCACcaacgatgacgacgatgaggaggacgaggaggaggatgaTGTTGAAGCCGATGCTGATCaggaagatgatgatgatgaagtgGTTGTTGTAGAAGAGCCACAAGTCAGTGTCACGCCCAAAAATCCCAAAAATCCATTTGCCGCCAGCAAATCGGCCGAGGCGAATGCAACAATTGCCGGAGCTAAGCGACAGAAGCTGCTCAACGGCAGCGCCAAGTCGGCGGCGACAACACGGCCCGGCAATGGCTATCAGAGTGAATCCGTGGCCAACGGCAGTGCCGTCAGTGAGCTGCTGAAGCAGAACCATCGTGGCTATGGCACCTCTGTGCTCAGCTGGAACGGCAAGCCATCGGAGCTGGACAAGGAG TTGCTGGCCGAGGCTCGAGAGCAGCGCAAGCGGGATGCGGAGGATGAGGAGGAGAACGAAATGGATCGTGGACGTCAGCGCAAGGTCAAATCGGCGTCGGTTAAATCTAATAACAGCACGCCCGGCTACAATCCATTCCAGGAGTTCGAGAATCAGAAGCGCTGGCACAGCAACAAGTCTGGCACCTTTCCCCGCTTCTATCATCAAAATAATCGCCCCAACTTTCAGCAGcgcaacaaattcaaattcaatcgATTTGGCGGCGGTGCCAAGTTCCAACAGCAGCGTGCCTTGCAGCGCCATCTGGCGGCCGGCGGTGGTTTTACGCGTCGTCAACAGCAGTCGACgggtcaacagcagcagcagcaacaacaacaacaacaatcctAA
- the vito gene encoding nucleolar protein 12 gives MTRTKKKVEIVFDPQKRKDFLTGFRKRKNERRTRAKTELERNLKEEHKRIRQEVKDGFKHLKKSFEPLRELTDEDKIEGVQQAAYEDDEVQVKIVELSTNDLAAQRNMLGANIADGSEDETAPPQESEDDEQETNLIPGMDFDVNAKRRRKAPADDEEDNRKAAGTKAGDAEIKSKKDLDRLMKTKTLKKIKKSKLFKQKERMDKKANLQRAKRDRNNTIRSVPKHQRKQLKHGKPPAAQTRYRKGRLMNKKEMRRKRGGGGGGGD, from the coding sequence TGACAGGCTTTCGAAAGCGAAAGAACGAGCGCCGCACACGGGCCAAAACGGAATTGGAGCGCAATCTCAAGGAGGAGCACAAACGCATCCGGCAGGAGGTAAAGGATGGCTTCAAGCATCTGAAGAAATCCTTCGAACCACTGCGCGAACTCACCGACGAGGATAAGATTGAAGGTGTCCAGCAAGCCGCCTACGAAGATGATGAAGTCCAAGTCAAGATAGTGGAGCTGTCCACGAACGATTTGGCAGCGCAACGCAATATGCTTGGTGCCAACATAGCCGACGGCAGCGAGGACGAAACGGCGCCGCCGCAGGAGAGCGAGGATGACGAGCAAGAAACCAATCTAATACCAGGCATGGACTTCGATGTGAATGCCAAACGTAGACGTAAAGCGCCCGCAGACGATGAGGAAGACAACAGGAAGGCGGCCGGAACTAAAGCTGGTGATGCtgaaatcaaaagcaaaaaggaTCTAGACAGGCTGATGAAAACGAAAACGCTGAAGAAAATCAAAAAGAGCAAACTGTTCAAACAGAAGGAACGCATGGACAAAAAAGCTAACCTGCAGCGGGCGAAACGTGATCGCAACAATACCATCCGGAGCGTGCCCAAGCATCAGCGCAAGCAGCTGAAGCATGGCAAGCCGCCGGCTGCCCAGACACGCTATCGCAAGGGTCGCCTGATGAACAAGAAGGAGATGCGTCGCAAGCGCGGtggaggaggcggcggcggcgattAG